A region from the Sander vitreus isolate 19-12246 chromosome 1, sanVit1, whole genome shotgun sequence genome encodes:
- the coxfal3 gene encoding normal mucosa of esophagus-specific gene 1 protein, with amino-acid sequence MVGFFQMLRKKKELIPLIGFMAFAATGATSAAIYFLLTKPDVILNKTRNPEPWERLNPSKPQKLITINQQWKPVEELEYVKSLTK; translated from the exons ATGGTGGGATTTTTCCAAATGTTGAGGAAGAAAAAGGAG TTGATCCCTCTAATAGGGTTCATGGCTTTTGCTGCAACAGGAGCCACCTCTGCTGCTATCTACTTTCTATTAACCAAACCTGATGTTAT CTTGAATAAGACCAGAAACCCAGAACCATGGGAGAGACTTAACCCATCAAAACCCCAAAAG CTCATCACCATCAATCAGCAATGGAAACCAGTGGAGGAGCTGGAGTATGTAAAGAGCCTCACCAAGTAA
- the afg2b gene encoding ATPase family gene 2 protein homolog B, producing MSLRLLSVDPSDRGSQRCRLGPGLMSALGLSLGSPLLVSVPGGSCLCTAWPRPDLAEGFLQMDLKCSSPSLISHPPTHLNLDPGQLTPVPCPKLKAVKITVAVQSVDFKKRTSLRLVHELVKDMLKGVYVHKKNVINLEDFDTEIKYVIIESINLDSASAGFITSKTGVEIAAIQTVRHYMSQLQDQHTVPLGGLEEVSASLREILQLPLLYPGTLSSLGVSCPRGVLLVGPPGVGKTLLVRRVVGEVGASLVLVRGPEVVGSRPGESEEKLRAVFERARSAAEEGPCVLFLDELDSLCPKRTGSSAPENRLVAQLLTLMDGMNQSDRFLIVGATNRPDSLDPALRRPGRFDREVFIGAPTLQQRKAILSVLCARMPVCPSVDMAELAQRTTGYVGADLSALCREAAMQAIRENSKSLGEQALGMKHFQEALKAVRPSCLRSSLGRTELASVSWEQIGGLEEVKLKLRQSIEWPMLYPEAFVRLGLCRPRGVLLYGPPGCAKTTLVKAAASSSHCAFLSVGGADLYSPYVGDSEKALAQLFRQARACAPCILFLDEIDSLIGSRSNSQTPNSVQTRLLSVLLNEMDGIGLKTLERRGTEKILQAEGVEENRKQEKLDCQEVCNKDVMVVAATNRPDCLDSALLRPGRLDHIIYVPPPDQQARLCILKVCTESMPVGADVCLEELAAKTEFYSGADLENLCKEAALLVLQEENMEASIIKHTYFLRALSKMRPSLTAQQIQTYQKPPR from the exons ATGTCTCTGAGGCTGCTGTCAGTGGATCCATCAGACCGGGGCTCTCAGAGATGCAGGCTGGGTCCAGGCTTGATGTCTGCGCTTGGTCTGAGTCTGGGCTCCCCTCTGTTGGTGTCTGTTCCCGGGGGAAGCTGCCTGTGCACCGCCTGGCCTCGACCTGACCTGGCAGAGGGTTTCCTGCAAATGGACCTGAAATGTTCCTCTCCCAGCCTGATCTCTCACCCACCCACACATCTCAACTTGGACCCTGGCCAGCTGACACCTGTGCCCTGTCCCAAACTGAAAGCTGTAAAGATAACTGTGGCGGTCCAGAGTGTTGATTTTAAGAAACGTACATCTCTTCGACTTGTTCATGAGCTAGTGAAGGACATGCTTAAAGGTGTGTATGTCCACAAGAAGAATGTGATCAACCTGGAGGATTTTGATACAGAGATTAAATATGTTATTATTGAAAGCATCAATCTGGATTCTGCCAGTGCTGGATTCATCACCTCAAAAACTGGTGTGGAGATAGCTGCCATCCAGACAGTCCGCCATTACATGAGTCAGCTGCAGGACCAGCACACCGTCCCACTCGGGGGACTGGAGGAG GTGAGCGCCTCCCTGAGAGAAATACTGCAGCTGCCCCTGCTCTATCCAGGCACCCTGAGCTCTCTGGGTGTGTCGTGTCCCAGAGGTGTGCTCCTGGTTGGGCCGCCAGGTGTGGGCAAGACCCTGCTGGTCCGCAGAGTGGTGGGGGAGGTGGGAGCCAGCCTGGTGCTGGTTAGAGGgccagag GTGGTGGGATCACGGCCGGGTGAGAGCGAGGAGAAGTTGCGTGCTGTGTTTGAGCGGGCTCGATCTGCAGCTGAAGAGGGTCCCTGTGTGCTGTTCTTAGATGAATTAGACTCTCTTTGTCCGAAGAGAACCGGCTCGTCGGCGCCAGAGAACCGCCTGGTTGCTCAGCTCCTCACACTGATGGACGGGATGAATCAGTCAGATCGCTTCCTCATCGTCGGAGCCACCAACCGGCCGGACAGCTTAGATCCGGCACTGCGCAGGCCTGGAAGATTTGACAGAGAG GTTTTTATTGGAGCTCCCACCTTGCAGCAGAGGAAAGCCATCTTGTCTGTTCTGTGTGCGAGGATGCCTGTGTGTCCCAGTGTGGACATGGCAGAGCTCGCACAGAGAACCACAGGCTATGTCGGGGCAGATCTCAGCGCCCTGTGCAGAGAGGCTGCCATGCAAGCTATACGGGAAAACTCAAAG AGTTTAGGAGAGCAGGCGTTAGGGATGAAGCACTTCCAGGAGGCCCTGAAGGCGGTGCGTCCCTCCTGCCTGCGGAGCAGCCTGGGCAGGACGGAGCTCGCTTCAGTGTCATGGGAACAGATAGGAGGCCTGGAGGAGGTCAAACTCAAACTAAGACAG AGTATTGAGTGGCCGATGTTATACCCTGAGGCGTTTGTCCGTCTGGGTCTGTGTCGGCCCCGTGGCGTGCTGCTCTACGGACCTCCAGGATGTGCAAAGACGACGCTTGTCAAGGCTGCAGCCAGCTCATCTCACTGTGCCTTCCTGTCTGTCGGTGGTGCTGATCTCTACTCTCCCTATGTCGGGGACTCGGAGAAGGCTTTAGCGCAG CTGTTTCGCCAGGCGCGGGCCTGTGCTCCCTGTATCCTGTTCCTTGATGAGATTGACTCTCTGATTGGCTCGCGGTCAAACAGTCAGACACCGAACAGCGTGCAGACACGCCTCCTGTCTGTGCTGCTTAATGAGATGGATGGAATTGGCCTGAAGAcgctggagaggagaggaacagagaaGATCCTCCAGGCAGAGGGAGTGGAGGAGAATCGCAAGCAGGAAAAG TTGGACTGCCAGGAAGTATGCAACAAAGATGTGATGGTTGTAGCCGCCACAAACAGACCTGACTGCTTAGACAGTGCCCTCCTCAGACCTGGCCGACTGGACCACATCATCTATGTCCCACCCCCTGACCAGCAG GCTCGTCTTTGCATCCTGAAGGTGTGTACAGAGTCGATGCCCGTGGGTGCTGATGTGTGTCTGGAGGAGCTGGCCGCAAAGACCGAGTTTTACTCTGGAGCGGACTTGGAAAATCTGTGTAAAGAG gCTGCTCTGTTGGTGCTACAAGAGGAGAACATGGAGGCTTCGATAATCAAACACACATACTTCCTTCGGGCCCTCAGCAAAATGAGACCCTCTCTCACTGCTCAGCAGATCCAAACATATCAAAaacctccaagatga